The following DNA comes from Terriglobia bacterium.
GGGCGTCAACAAAGCGACCTGACCGCTCCCCGGAACTGCACGTCGTTATCATCGGTGGCGGGCGAGTCGGACAAACGCTGGGTCGACTCCTGTCCGACCAGGGCTTCGTGATCGACAGCGTGGTGTGCCGGACCCTGCCCCGCGCCAAGGCTGCCCGGCGATTTACGAGTGCACGGCGCGCAAGCAACCGGATCACCACGGACCTGTTCCCTGCTGCTCGGATTGTGTTCATCACGACCCCGGATGCTTCCATCGCTCCCACTGCCCTCCTCCTGTCCCGCCTTCCTGTCAATTGGGAGGGCAAGATCATTTTTCATACGAGTGGCGCCCTCTCTTCCCGGGAACTGGGGGCCCTGTCCACGAAAGGAGCCCGCATCGCATCGCTTCACCCCCTGCAAACCTTTCCCTCACCCGTCGAAGGAGTGAAGAGGGTCAAGGGAATTTTCTTCACCTTTGAAGGGGACCGCGGGACTGAAGCTGTGGCCCGGAAGTTGGTCCGTGCGCTGGGCGGCCGCCTCGTCAAGCTCGAAGCGAGGGACAGACCCCTTTATCATTGCGCGGGGACCTTCGCCTGTGGCGCCCTGCTTGCCCCCCTCTCAGTGGCATACGAGCTTTATGGAAAGATTGGGATCGATGAGAGAACCGCGCGCGCCATGCTGAAGCCCATAGTGAATGCTACCGTCGAAGTGGCTCAGAACTCGGACCTCCGGAAGACCATCACCGGCCCGATCTCCCGGGGAGATGCCCCGACCATTGCGGGACATATTCAGGCACTCTCCAAGGTCGCTCCGCAGTACGGGACCCTTTACAGGTCTCTGTCACTCCGGCTGCTCGAACTGGTGGGGACCTCCATCTCCAAAGCGAAGTCGGATTCGATCAGAAGGCTGCTGACGGGAAAGTCTCTAACAGGAAGGCGTCGCTCGAGACGAGATTGACTTCCTGGAGTGATGGACCCGGTTTGAAAGTGGGACCGGAGTTTTCGGCGGAAGGCACAGACGGTTGGTACACATGATCGAGCAATGTATCCGTAGAACTCTTGCGGTGAATTCACCCCTTGGCGGAGTCGGCAGGGCAGGTATCCTGCCGACTTCTGAGGAATTGAGCGAATCGGTCCAGGGCCGTCTGACCCGCCTCGCGCCTGAAATATTGATGTGGCTCCTCTCCCTGCTATCGGTCCTGGCGCTGGGACTTCTCCTCTCGAGTCCGACGCCATCCTATGCCAGCAAAAAAGCGGGATCCGAAAGGATTCATCTGGTCGACATCAACCATGCCAGCGTGGAAGAACTGGCGACGCTGCCCGGAATTGGAAAAGTCACCGCTCGAAGAATTGTTGAATTTCGCGAAAAGAACGGTCCCTTCCGGCGCCTTGAAGATTTGCTCATCATCCGAGGCATCAGCGAAAAACGTCTCCAGCAGATTCTGCCCCGAATGTCGCTGGGGCCTGATCCAGGAAAACCACAGAAGACCAAGTGAATTGAAGGACCTGAAGGAGGGGGTGTTCCCGCCTGAGGATTTCTTGGACGGCTCCCGTGGATTGCGGCTTGGAGGAGCACGCCCGATGATGCGGGGCAACATCGTGACAACAATCGAACGGGCCCGATCCTGAATTCGACCGGCTCTCTTCTTTAATATCCCTCCGTCGTGTTGGTTACCTTCCCTCGAAACAGCCGGTAAAGATAGACGAAGTATCCGGTCGTTAGAACCATTCCAATGACCCACCATACGAGGCCCACGCTGAGACCGTAGTGGCCGGAGGCCGTGTTGTGAACCGTCAGATTAAATCGAGGGTCTGTACTGGCCGGCAATACATTGGGGTACATTCCGAAGGCAGCGCCTCCAAGCATCCCGGCCAGGTACGCACTGGATGACACAAAAGCAGCTTTGTCATTCCCAAGAGAACGAAAATAGAACATTCCGACCAGCCCCGCGAACACCAGGACGGGAATGAGCCAGCCAAACCAGTGCGCCCGGTAATTGTCGTAGAGTTCCGGACGAATGTTCAGAGTCACGGGCAGCGACGCTACGGTCAGGAAAGCCACTCCCCACCAGGCGCGTGCAGCGGCCTGCCGGGCGCGCAAGTTTATTTCTCCCACGGTTTTGGCGGCCACATAGAGCGCCCCATGCGAGGCGAGCGCCAGGAAAGCAAACACCCCGATCAAAACCGTGTACCAGTCGAGCACGCCGGCATTGGGCCCCACCAGGAAGTTGGTCCAGAGAGGTTCAAAAAAATATCCGTCCGCCTGCAGGGGAACTCCTCGAAAAACGTTGCCCAGCGCCGCGCCGAAGAAGATGGCCAGCAAGGCACTGGACAACGAAAAGATGCCGTCGAAGAAGCTATGCCACACCGTGCCCTCGAGGTGGGCCCGGAATTCAATCCCGAGGCCGCGCAACATCAACAGCCACAGGACCATCATCAACGGAAGATAGAACCCGCTGAAGCTGGACGCATACAGCATAGGAAAGGCAAAATAAAGAGTTCCTCCGGCTGCCAGCAACCAGACTTCATTCCCGTCCCAAACCGGGCCAATCGACTTGATGACCGTTTGGCGCTCGCCATCGGTGCGCGCGACCCAAAGGTGGATGATCCCTGCCCCCAGGTCGAAGCCATCCAACACCACATACATGACCAGCATGATTGCAACCAATATGAACCACAAAGTTTCCATGAAAGGCCTCTCGTGTCTCTTTGGAACAACCACGTTTGCAACTGGAGCGGTCGGCCACCGGCGGCCAGCGATCCGTCACCTGTGAAATACCGCCGGGGGACATAAACACTCCAGCCGCGAGACAATTTCTCACCGGACCTGGATATCCGGCCCATGCTCCAATTCGCGACGGACCAGAAACAAGAAAAGAATTCCCATGACCAGGTACATTCCCATGAATCCGAGCAAAGTAAATAATCCATTCCCCGCGGAAATTCCCGGTGACGCCCCGTGCTCAGTGCGGAGCAGTCCAAATACCAGCCAGGGTTGCCGACCTACCTCCGCCGTAATCCAACCCGCAGTGTTCGCGATGTAAGGAAAAGGAAAGCTCAATAACAAAACCCAGAGCATCCATTTGGATTGGAACAACTTCCCTCTCCACAGGAGGAATACGGCCACTAGCAAGGCAGCAATAAAGAGAGTCCCCAGTCCGACCATGATGTGATAGCTGTAGTACAGGAGCGGGAGATTATCGGGCCACTGGTCGCGGGGGAAAGCATCCAGACCTTTGACCTCCGCCTCCCATCGGCGGTAGGTCAGAAAACTGAGCATTTTCGGAATCACGATCGGGTTGTCCATCTTCTGCAACACCGTGTCAGGCTGACCGATGACGACCAGTGGGGCTGCAGTATCAGTCTTAAAGAGTGCCTCCATGGCGGCCAGGGTGACAGGCTGGTGATGTGCCACCAGCCGGCCCTGCTGATCCCCCAACGGAAACAACTGAAGGAAGCTGAAGACAAATCCCGTCACGACACCCAACCGGATGAAGATCTTGGCCTGTTCGGAATGTTTCCGATCCAACAGATAAAAGGCGCCCACCGCAGACATTACAAAAGCGGCGGTGACGACAGCGCCGCTCATGTTGTGGGCATATTGCCACCATGCCCAGGGATTCAGAATTAGACCCCAAAAACTGCTCAGCATCAGGGAGCCATCCGCCGCCTGGGTGTAAGCGACCGGATGCTGCATCCAGGCATCAGTGGCCACAATGAAAAAGCCCGAGATCCAGGAGCCCAGGAATACCAGAAATGCCATCCACCAGTGCCCCCACCGGCCGAGCCGTTTTTCGCCATAGAGAAACAACCCCAGAAAAGAGGACTCGAGGAAAAAGGCAAACACGCCCTCCATAGCCAGCGTTTGACCGATCACGCCCCCGGCAAACCGCGAAAACTTCGCCCAGCTGGTGCCAAACTGAAATTCCATGGGGATCCCTGTCACCACGCCCAGGGCGAAATTGATGGCAAAGATCCGGGCCCAAAAACGGGCCGCCACGTTGTAACGGTCATCTTTTTTCCAGAGGGCCAGGCTTTTGAGAATGACGATTAACAACCCTAACCCCATGGTCAGTTGGGGGAAGAGGTAATGAAATGTGACGGTGAACGCAAAGTGCAGGCGATGGACTAAGAGTGCACTCTCCATGATATGTGGGGCCTCCTGAAACCCGCGATGCCGAAGGAGTCGGGTGCCGAGTAGAAGGGTCAACCGGAATGGGGATCACCGGCCGAAAGAGAGGCACAAATTCTGATGGTGAACACAAAGCCTGAATGAATTAGACATTCCGACTACCCTGAACGCCGAGGCGTCATTCTGACGTTTGGCAGGTTGGGACGAGGTGATCCGGCGAGCTCGCCCATTAAATGCTCCCCAAGGTGTATAACCATCTCAACATTTTGCTCGTGACCCTTCCATACCTTCTTCTGGATCCAACCCAATCACGCAGGAGTCTACCCCATCAATTCTTCACGTTCAACCTCCTTTGCGAATCCATGGAGTCGATCCGCAATCCGACGGTCATCACCAAAGGTGGTGGGCTGAGATCGGGTTCGTAGGTTCATTACGGGAGACCGCCAAAAAATAATCCGGCTGGAGAAATCCACAGAATATTCCTGAAGAATTGAATATGCACCATGTCACCGCGTGTTGACGATTACAAGTGAACTACCCTGCTTGAAGTTGAAAATCTAACGTACACGGCAGTTAAGATATTGATATTGCATGTGATATTTTCGTTATAGTATAGAAGTATTGGTGGCCTGTAAAAACCCGGGGGACGGGTAGCGGTCCTCAGAAAGGTTTTACTTGACCACTTCGGCTCTCAGCGGGCAGCAGGTGAAGTTTCGATTGCTGTGGATCGGAATCTTCATCATCATGGTGCTACTCGCCAGTGTGACATATCCACCCAACACCCTACCGTTGCGATCCATCAACCGTGTCCTGTTGATGGCAGCGCTCTGGCATCTCCTCGTGTTTTTCACTCCTCTCAGTCAACTCCTTCGAGGCGGGTTCGACGTGGCGGCGATCTTGGTGGATGTTGTTTTCATCAGCTGGGTCGTTCGGATTACGGGCGGATTTCAAAGTGAGTTCGGGCTCCTGTACTTCGTCGAGTTGATTCTCGCAGCCGTGTTCTCCGAACGGCTCCAACTCCTGCTGGGATTCATTTTTATTGAGCTGGGTGTGTGCTCTCCCCTTCTCTCCTTTCAGGGGCAGGGTCCTTCGGCCTCTGGCTCGGGCTCTGTTCTCATTCGATTAGGCTTCTGGAAAGCCGAAGACCTTTCCGGCCTGGGGGTGCGCACGGCAGCCCTCGTGGCGGTTTATCTCATCGGGTTTGTAGGAAAAACCATGAAGGAACGGGGATTCGCCCAGGGATCCCGCCTGGTCATTGCCCCGCCCGGAAAAGGTTCTTCTCCTTCCCCGATGACTGTTCCCATGGTAGAATCCCCGCGCAAGAACTCGAAGGGAGTGTCTGCCGTTGGGGAGCACCTTTCGATCATCTCGCACGAACTTCGGTCGCCGCTGACCATCTTGCGCGCGTACACCGACCTGCTCAAGGACCCGCACCGAGGAACCAGCACTGAAGACATCGTTTCGAAAATCGATGAAGAAGTGACCGAACTGTCCGAAATGATTTCGAACCTGGATGCGATTGTTGACGAGAGAACCGCTCCTGAGACGGAAGCCCTCAAGACCGTTGATCTCGTGACCTTGCTCAAGTCCCAGGTGGACCGGCACAAATCCCTGAGCGCCTTACACAACTTCCTCTTCCAGTCCCGGCGGGCCGAGGTCGAGGTATACGGAGACCGGAACAAACTGGCCCGCGCCTTCAGCAACCTGATCAGTAATTCCGTCAAATATTCACCAGAAGGGGGCTATATTGAAGTGGGGATTGACATCCAGGAACGACGCCATCTGGATTTCTTCGCCACCCCGCCTCGCTCCACCAACCCTTCCCAGCTTTTCGCCGTGGTGAGAGTGATCGACACTGGAATCGGAATGTCGCTGAAGTCGATATCCTCCGCATTCGAGAAGTTCACGCGGGCCGAGAGTGAGCGGACCCGAGGGATCGCCGGCACCGGGTTGGGTCTTTATTTGAGCCGCAAGATCATCGAGCAACACCAGGGGGCTATCCATCTGGAAAGCGTCGAAGGTCGCGGAACCACGGTGACAGTGGCCCTTCCGCTCTCCATCTGAGGAGAATGACTTGGACAACAAGAAAATCATTGTCGTGGACGACG
Coding sequences within:
- a CDS encoding DUF2520 domain-containing protein, which encodes MKQKWASTKRPDRSPELHVVIIGGGRVGQTLGRLLSDQGFVIDSVVCRTLPRAKAARRFTSARRASNRITTDLFPAARIVFITTPDASIAPTALLLSRLPVNWEGKIIFHTSGALSSRELGALSTKGARIASLHPLQTFPSPVEGVKRVKGIFFTFEGDRGTEAVARKLVRALGGRLVKLEARDRPLYHCAGTFACGALLAPLSVAYELYGKIGIDERTARAMLKPIVNATVEVAQNSDLRKTITGPISRGDAPTIAGHIQALSKVAPQYGTLYRSLSLRLLELVGTSISKAKSDSIRRLLTGKSLTGRRRSRRD
- a CDS encoding helix-hairpin-helix domain-containing protein produces the protein MWLLSLLSVLALGLLLSSPTPSYASKKAGSERIHLVDINHASVEELATLPGIGKVTARRIVEFREKNGPFRRLEDLLIIRGISEKRLQQILPRMSLGPDPGKPQKTK
- the cydB gene encoding cytochrome d ubiquinol oxidase subunit II translates to METLWFILVAIMLVMYVVLDGFDLGAGIIHLWVARTDGERQTVIKSIGPVWDGNEVWLLAAGGTLYFAFPMLYASSFSGFYLPLMMVLWLLMLRGLGIEFRAHLEGTVWHSFFDGIFSLSSALLAIFFGAALGNVFRGVPLQADGYFFEPLWTNFLVGPNAGVLDWYTVLIGVFAFLALASHGALYVAAKTVGEINLRARQAAARAWWGVAFLTVASLPVTLNIRPELYDNYRAHWFGWLIPVLVFAGLVGMFYFRSLGNDKAAFVSSSAYLAGMLGGAAFGMYPNVLPASTDPRFNLTVHNTASGHYGLSVGLVWWVIGMVLTTGYFVYLYRLFRGKVTNTTEGY
- a CDS encoding cytochrome ubiquinol oxidase subunit I, whose amino-acid sequence is MESALLVHRLHFAFTVTFHYLFPQLTMGLGLLIVILKSLALWKKDDRYNVAARFWARIFAINFALGVVTGIPMEFQFGTSWAKFSRFAGGVIGQTLAMEGVFAFFLESSFLGLFLYGEKRLGRWGHWWMAFLVFLGSWISGFFIVATDAWMQHPVAYTQAADGSLMLSSFWGLILNPWAWWQYAHNMSGAVVTAAFVMSAVGAFYLLDRKHSEQAKIFIRLGVVTGFVFSFLQLFPLGDQQGRLVAHHQPVTLAAMEALFKTDTAAPLVVIGQPDTVLQKMDNPIVIPKMLSFLTYRRWEAEVKGLDAFPRDQWPDNLPLLYYSYHIMVGLGTLFIAALLVAVFLLWRGKLFQSKWMLWVLLLSFPFPYIANTAGWITAEVGRQPWLVFGLLRTEHGASPGISAGNGLFTLLGFMGMYLVMGILFLFLVRRELEHGPDIQVR
- a CDS encoding HAMP domain-containing histidine kinase; the encoded protein is MTTSALSGQQVKFRLLWIGIFIIMVLLASVTYPPNTLPLRSINRVLLMAALWHLLVFFTPLSQLLRGGFDVAAILVDVVFISWVVRITGGFQSEFGLLYFVELILAAVFSERLQLLLGFIFIELGVCSPLLSFQGQGPSASGSGSVLIRLGFWKAEDLSGLGVRTAALVAVYLIGFVGKTMKERGFAQGSRLVIAPPGKGSSPSPMTVPMVESPRKNSKGVSAVGEHLSIISHELRSPLTILRAYTDLLKDPHRGTSTEDIVSKIDEEVTELSEMISNLDAIVDERTAPETEALKTVDLVTLLKSQVDRHKSLSALHNFLFQSRRAEVEVYGDRNKLARAFSNLISNSVKYSPEGGYIEVGIDIQERRHLDFFATPPRSTNPSQLFAVVRVIDTGIGMSLKSISSAFEKFTRAESERTRGIAGTGLGLYLSRKIIEQHQGAIHLESVEGRGTTVTVALPLSI